One genomic window of Euwallacea fornicatus isolate EFF26 chromosome 7, ASM4011564v1, whole genome shotgun sequence includes the following:
- the LOC136340381 gene encoding uncharacterized protein, producing the protein MEVEDDSNSGEMESKPLSTLDTALNELGMLSSSTNSRKEYLTEIRTQNYLNMLTMNTRYVSSVSIGFRVRPTVPHVRYKPYQMPPKERHRTRSENNDVETASNIAQKLVEDCISESIVEISQLKKAKSLESVVAEGGENRDLKKIHFGSHSDLEQVSDAVQKLNVRE; encoded by the exons ATGGAGGTTGAAGATGATAGTAATAGTGGAGAG ATGGAGTCAAAGCCACTGTCAACGCTTGATACTGCCTTAAACGAGCTTGGAATGTTATCCTCCAGTACCAATTCTAGAAAAGAGTATTTGACTGAAATTAGAAcacaaaactatttaaatatgCTCACAATGAACACCAGATACGTTAGCAGTGTTTCTATAGGGTTTAGAGTGAGACCTACCGTTCCTCATGTTAGATATAAACCTTATCAAATGCCTCCAAAAGAGCGGCACAg gacTCGATCGGAAAATAACGATGTCGAGACGGCTTCAAATATAGCCCAAAAACTAGTTGAAGACTGTATATCTGAGTCTATAGTTGAGATTTCACAGCTGAAAAAAGCAAAGTCGCTGGAAAGCGTCGTGGCCGAAGGCGGCGAGAACAGGGACTTGAAAAAGATTCATTTCGGCAGCCATAGTGACTTAGAACAGGTTTCAGATGCTGTTCAAAAACTCAACGTACGAGAATGA